The sequence TTTACAAATGggcaaactgaggctcagaaagagTCAGTGACTAAATCAGTAGCTAACTTGGATGAAATGCCCTAGTTCCAGACTCCTAGCTCAGTACAAGGGCCCAGAACTCCATTGGGTCCTACAGAAATAATCCCATATCCCCAAGGTCAGAGGAATGTCCAAACTAAGGAATCAACAGAAGGCAATGAATTATCAGGCACCAGAGGCACCAAGGGCAGGGCCTTCCTTACCGACAATGAGGCCCATCTCACAACGGGGATCATCATAGCCACAGGACATCATGGTCCCCACCGTGTCATTGACAATGGCAACCACATTCAGCTCCACTGCCTGCATACAAAAGGATGCTGCTAGTTGCTGGGCAACATAGTTGTCATGGCAACCAGCACTGGACTCAGAGGTCTCTATTATAGAGGGCCCCTTTGCTCCCCTCAAGGAAGCAAATGATACTTTGCTCCCCTCCAGGCTCGTCACAACCCCCAAAGCACCCCTGGAGGTAGGCTCCTACCTGTTTGCGCCTAATGGCTTCCCGTAATAGATATACCACGTCTTGGCCCTCGCAGCCTGATGCATTGAACCCCTTAGTCCAGTTCAGGAGGATGCCCTGAGATGGGATCAAGCAGACACGAATGTTACTCTGCCTCACGAACCACCAGAAGTACACAGTCTCCACCCTTGCCATGCAGGATCCCTTGCCCACTTTGCCCTGTGGTTGAAGGCCTTGCTTTCTCACGTCTCTCAACTCCCTAGGAAACTTTCAGTGTGAAGGAACCTATTAATAACGATTCGACCTATGTCTTCCATTATTAGTTCCAGAATACTCAGGTGGTCTGAGGTCTGGCCGCTTTAAGATGCTTGCCCAGAAGGAATGGCCCTTTGGAATTGGGCTAGGAATGAACAGAGCTGGCAGAGTGACTGCTGCATGTAGGAAAAAGGAGAATGGAGAAACTTGAGAGGCTCAAATGTCAGCAAATCCCATCCTTCCAAAGAAAAATTCCAAGAGCCATTTGAAAGGAAGTAATTCTCAGAGTTAGGCACAGCCATTTCAGTGGGAGATCCATCAGTTGTCCCAGATAGAGGCAAATGATGAGTTGAAAAGCCAGACACctaggggaggggggcaggggtgCAGCATGAGACAGACATGTCTTTCTTGTGAGCAACAGGACTTAGTAACAAGGGGCAGAACTGTACCTGGAAAAGGGCTGCACTGCTATGTATTTCTGAGGGAAAGGGTAGGCGTTAACCACAGCTATCAAAGGAAAATGGTACTGTGCAGGACCTCCCACATACAAGTGTCCAactactgaactatatccccagaaGAACATGGGCTCAACACACAAGCTATATTCagttacaaaaaaattaattgtgcCACATTTTTTGCATGCTCAGATTTGTACACTGAGACACACTTCCCATATCTTGTGGAGAACAGCTAAAGGAAGTGAGCATGCTTGGTCTGGAGCCAGACTAGAGGAGAGATACTAGGCAGCGGCACCATCCAGACCGTGGTGTAAGACCATGGTGGAGAAGACAGCAGAGAGAACAGCTGTGCTTCGGAGACATCAGAACAGGAGCACAGGTGAAAACAATGCGTGCAGGCTGCTGGGTAGACAAGATCGTGGTGGCCATAAGACAACCAAGGACAGAGCAGAGGCCCTCACGGGCAGCAGGCTCCTCAGCATGAAAAGCTTCCGAACAGAAACTGGAGGTGCTCAGTTTCCTGGGGGCTTGGACAAGAGGCCTAAGACTAGCCGTTCCCATGCCAGATGTCAGCGGCATGCATTGAGAAGTCATGCTGAAGGATATGATGTGTCTTGAGTGTGTTTGACCTATGGCTGTCACTCTGCCGCCTAGATTAGGCACAGCACTGTGTCCAGCTGAGAAgtaaacaagcaaagaaacatgTGGCCTCAAGCCTCTTctggagaaaagaacaaaatactgCTTCCTGAAGGCAGAACACCAGAGATGTGGTTGACACCAGAGACATGGCTGACACCAGAGGCATGGTTGACACCAGGGGCATGGTTGACACCAGAGACGTGGTTGACACCAGAGACATGGTTGACATCAGGGGCATGGTTGACACCAGAGACATGGTTGACACCAGAGATATGGTTGACACCAGGGGCATGGTTGACACCAGAGGCATGGCTGACACCAGGGGCATGGTTGACACCAGAGACGTGGTTGACATCAGGGGCATGGTTGACACCAGAGATATGGTTGACCCCAGGGCATGGTTGACACCAGGGACATGATTGACATCAGAGACATGGTTGACACCAGAGACATGATTGACATCAGAGACATGGTTGACACCAGAGACATGGTTGACCCCAGAGGCATGGTTGACACCAGGGACATGGTTGACACCAGGGACATGGTTGACATCAGAGACATGGTTGACACCAGAGACATGGTTGACACCAGAGGCATGGTTGACACCAGGGGCATGGTTGACATCAGAGACATGGTTGACATCAGAGACATGGCTGACACCAGAGACATGGTTGACACCAGAGGCATGGCTGAACTAGGCAATGTATCTTCTGGTCAGCACCAACCTCGACCAGTGCAGCTCTGAAATGCCTCCTGCCCCAACCATGGGCACACCATCTTTGGAGAAAGCCAGAATGGCATGTAGTCCCAGCTCAGCAATGCCGCTCCCTTACTCAGTTTTCTTTGGCCTCCTGCCCACTCTTTAAGGATATGTGGACTGGAGGCCCTTGGGAATCCCTTCTTGGACTTAACTCCCTTACCTGGTCCAGACCAAGCTGCTTGCATGGAAAAGAGAAGGTGAATCCCAGGGGTAGGCTCTGTCCACTCAggccctgcctctgctggaaGTCCACGATGCAGTCCACAATATGATCAAAGAGCTGCAGGATAGGGCATGTCAGGCGTGggccctcttcctccttctccaccccGGACATCAGGACCCAAACTCTAAGTACCTGCTGTCCAGAGCCCTGGGCTACGCACTCGGGGATAGAGTAGACCTGGTTGATGATCTGCACACTGCCCTCAGCCACACGTACCAATAGGACCCGGAAGTTGGTGCCCCCTAGGTCCAAGGCTAGGAAATCACCTCGCTCTGTGGGACAGAAACCCTCAGTACTAGGAGAGAAATGGtggctccagccccagcacccacTGTGACTCCCAGGAGCCCACATCCCAGGTCCACACTCCGGCCAGGTGCTCACCACTGCCATCGGGGGTGGCTCGCACGTAAGTGGGCAGCATTCGGAGGGAGGAGGCCTCTCCTCGAAGGCCCCTGATCATGGCTTCCCGCATCTCTGCCTGCACCACTTTTAGCTGCTGGAAGTCCAGCTGAAAGGGTGCCAGCGTCTCCTCCAGGATGCGCCTGTGGGCAGCCAGGCGGGCAGCCACAGCTGTCACCATCGCCACGCCCCGGCCACCGCCATCCACAGAGGGGATGAAAGAGACGTCACATTCTGGGAGCAAGAGCATTACCGTCTCCTTTAGAGTGCGGTGAAACCTACACAAACACACCGGGTACCCTCAGCGTGGCGTCTGAACCTGTGGCTGCTGGAGCCTTCGAGcttctcattttaaataaatcCAGTCCTGAACCGGTTCCCTGGCACCAACCATACATCCACTGCCCTCTTTCCCTGGCATACACATGCCTCCTGGCCTCCCACAGCCCAGTCCAACTCCCACTCTGCCGTTCACATCCACCAGCTTGCACACATGAAACCAGAATGCCCTGGGGGTGTataccataaaacaaacaaacaaacaaccaaaaccatCCATGCTACCTGCTCGCCTAAGATCTTGTTCTCACAATACCTGGGGTGTCTTTCAAACACTCGCCCTCCAGTGGCCACAGCCACATGCAGCGTCTGCTGCTCCCTGGTGTGCTGGAGGCGGGCTAGGACTGCAGCCAGAGCAGCCGCGCAGAGCTGGGCAGCCCGTGTGCACACGGCCTCACACACACGCTGCACAAGTTCAGCATCCGAGGCCTCAGGGCTCAGACCCAAGCCCTGCAGGGTTTTGTGGACACAGGCGGTCCCAGTGGCGGggctgcagggaggaagggaaagacacATGGGGTGCTGATTTGGGGCTTAGGCAACCTAGTAGCTGCCCATCCCACCAAAGCCCCACAGCTGCCTTGGGGAGAGAGTACATTACCCTCTTCCAAGCAGACGCCCTTTGTCCCTTGTCTAAGCTGCCTGCCTCTCTTACTTACTCCTCCATTTGGGCCACGTGTTCCAGGGGGATGCTGTCTTGACTTAGCAAGGCATCAGAGGTGCAGCCGCCAAAGAGGACCCCGTGCTGGGCCAAGTGGACCAGCACCAGCCGCACCAGTTCACCCAAGTACAAGCCCCCAATCATCTTCTCGAACCTATGGTGGAAAGGGTAACTGGACAAAGCCCTTCATACACCCTCAGCCCACTTGAGCCCTCAAAGAGGAATCACTGTTTTCAAGGTTCCAGAAGCAAATGGCCTCCTGGAGGACAAGTGGGTTTACCCTTTCTAACCCTTCGGGTTACATCTGAGGACCTCCTAGAAAGACCCAGGACCCGGTAAAGCGGGAGACATCTCACTCAACTGTTCCTAACGCCCAACCCCCGACCCAGCAGGGCTGACTGGGAGGATCAAGGATTGGAAACTGGGTTCTAGCACTCTGAAGCTTTTCTTGCTTGAGTCTGACCTGGGACCCCCAAGGGCAAGCAAGGTGCAGACCCTCAGAAGGATGGGAAAAGGTAAGGGCCCAAGAGTGAAGGAAGTAGGTTAGAATAGCGGTAGGACGGGGCCTAGAGCAGAGTCAGGGGAACCTCCAGGGCACCACCTCTGAGCACCAGGAATTAGGGATTTGTGGTCCAGGGCACGGTCGAAGGCGGTCAGCACTGGCCCGAGGGCCTCATCATCGCAGAAGGAGCCCCACTCGACGCTGACACAGGAGCGGCCGCGGTCCTCATCCAGAGCTTTCACGTGCCGTGCCTCCTCCATGTAACACGCATTGGTGCCGGCGTCTGGCAAGGAGGACCCGTCAGAGCCTGCCCACCGAGCAGCTATCACCCTTCATCACAAATGGCCCATGGCTTACCTACAACAAGGCCAACTTCACAGGGCCTGGTGcccaggtcacagcccatcatgGTGCCCACTGTGTCATTCACCATGGCCACCACATCAATACTGTAGGTCTGGGCGATGGAGAGAACAGGGAGTCAGAGTCAGCCTGGGTGGCCAGAGCGCCGAGGCTTCGGAGCAGATACCCAGAGTCGGGCCCAtgttcccctcccatcccctcccccagctcaggcTCTCGGGATCGCGGAGGCTCCTCCCGCTCATAGGACCGGGAAGGTGGTCCCAAAGCTGAGTGCCTTCTTGAGGACCGACCCATGCTTGTctcaccacagcctggcctggcACCTCAAGTTATCCCTTCTAATGGGACTTCCAATCAGTACCTTGGGGTTAGTCCAAGAGGACTTGCCCTTCTAGAGCACTGGGATTTGGACATACACGCTCCTCTTACATTTGATCTTCCTCTAGAGCCTCGGCTCAGGCGTAAGACAAACTGCTCCTTCCCTGCGCCCTCTGCTGCTACTAGAGTTATCTGAACACAGGGGCAATCTTTTATTAGAACACTTTCCCTTCCAGAATGGGAGGATCTTGAGGGCTGGGTCCTAGGTGTTTTCATGTCCCCAGGGCATGGTCATTTCAGGTGAGTCTTTAATTGCTAGCTGTGGGAGCAACATTAACCCCAGGGTCAAACGGGATAAAAGCTGTgcacaggaaaggaaagcaggACCTTCCAGAAACACAGGCACGACCTACAGACGCCAAGCCCAGgccagcagggccagctctccatcACCCTGACCTTCACTCACCCCCTGCCTCTGAATGGCCTCTCTTAGCAGCTGGACCACATCCTGGCCTTCCACACCACTGCACCTAAAGCCTTTTGTCCAGGAAATGAGAGTGCTCTGGGGGCAGAAAAGCGGGgttgtttttttcccttgtggCCTTCACAAGAGCTGCGGTCTCTTTCCACCCAGCAGCCCCGATGTGTCCCCCACCTCACCTTGTCCAAGCCTGTCTGGTGACAAGGGAAAGAGAAATTGAACCCCAGCTTCAGAGCCTGATTCTTCACAGAGTGTGCATCCAGGAATGCAGACAGACAGTGGGCGGCAAAGTCAAAGAGCTGTGGGGACATGGTGAGGGCTGAGCGCTGACCACCTGAGCCCCAGCCACCACCCAAGCCAAGCCCCAGAGGACGCCCAGGGACTGCTCACCTGCTGGCCAGAGCCCAGCATCACCTCTGGAGGGATCTCAAACTCCTGGCTCTTGGGCTCCACACTACGCTCTTTGGTGCCTGTCAATGTCACCCACAACACACGGAGGGAGGCTCCTGTAGCCCCCAGCTCCAGCACCAGGAAGTCTCCCTGCTCTAGAGGACAAACAGGTCATAGAAAGACATGCAGTTGGCAACACCAAGGCTGCCTACCTCCCAGAAAAACTCCCCAAGTCCGAGAAGCTCAGTAAAAGGGGCCCTTAGAGGTGGTGGACAAAGATAAGGAACTTCCCCTTCCCCCAGATCAGAACACACTCCCTATGCCTGGCTACCATTCTAGTCTGGGCTACCCACCGGTGCCATGTGGTGTGGATGCCACATAGGTGGGCAACATCCGGACAGAAGGGGCAGGACTGTCCTGTCCCTTCAGTGACTGCTCCATGGCGCACAGAAGACCAGCTTGGATCCGCTGCAGCTGTGTCTTGGTCACTCTGAACTGTTGCAAGCATTCCTGTGCCTAAGAAGAAGCAAACCAACATCTGGAAGGAGGCCATTCTCCATTCAGCTAGGACAGAGGACTGTCCTGCCTGACGCAGCCCGCCTTCTCAGGCCCTCGCTTTCCAGGGGCTGCTAGCATCCTGCTCCATCCTCCCTGAGCCTCACGGTCTTCAAGTCCCCCTCCTTCTCACACCTTGGCTCTCTTGCTGTGCAAAGCCTACCCCAAGCTCCTGCATCCCTCTTTGTGCTCCATGTCCCGGGGACTTCCTCTCAGCTCCTACATCCTCTACCCTGCCCATCTAGCTTTTGAAATGTAAGGTTTGGTGAAGCCCCTCTCAGGATGCTAtaattgctttcctgttctccaGAACAAGCGTGCTGTGGTGGTCTCTCCATGAGTGAACAAAGGCAGAACAAACTTCATACCCCAGGGCTTGCCTCCCCAACCCCCTCACAGACTCTGGAGCCTGAACAAGCCCACCACCGGGATACACAGAGACCACAGAGCAGAAGATGGCCTTCCCTTCAGTTGGCCATTCTTCCCAACACATCATCTACACCCTGCTGAACACCTAGCACCATTCCAAACACTGCCCACCATACAGCTAAACAAGTCCCGCTCCTGCTGACCTCTGCTGAGCCCCTTGTGGAAGGCAGGGTCAACATACAGTATGGTCCTGGTACTGATGGAGGCTACTGAAAATGGAGAGGCGGGATCAGGAGTGTATGACTAGGGAGAAGTCACATCTTTAGAGATGAGTGAAGGAGGCTTTACCAGTGGTGACCTcaatgaaggaagaggaagagccatCTGACATCCCGAGGGAAGAGAATAAAAAGATTTTCTCCGCAGCAAGGGGCATGTTTTGGGGAACAAGGGGGCAGGTTTGGGGGAACAaaggggcaggtttgggggaATATGGGCCTGGGAGTGGGTCAGAGCTTGATGGGAAGGCTGAGAGGATGAGAAGGTGAAGGATGTGACATCAGGGTCTCACTCTACTAGAAGCTCAAGAAACAGGGAGACCACAGCCCTCAGCTCTGCGGAGAAGCTTCCCTTGGCTGACCCTCTTGTTCATCCACCAAGGAAGCCGTATTTGTTGGAGGGCCGCAGCTCAGTAGCTCCACCTTTATCAGATTTTCCCCCCAAGGCCCCATCTCCTGCGGCACAGGAATTCTATTCTGATGACCCAGTCCCCAAACTGGACACAAATCTGAGAAGCAGCTTAGGTGCCTGGAGAACAAAGgccctctaaagcagtggttctcaacatgtgggttgtgacccccttgGGAGTCGAACAACCTTTTcgcaggggtcgcctaagaccattagaaaacacagatgtttatattatggttcataacagtagcaaaattgcagttatgaggtagcaatgaaaataattttatggttgggggtcaccaccacatgaggaactgtgttaaaggtcaCAGCATGAGAATTACTGATCTAAAGAGAGCAAGGGTGAgaaagggaggtgaggaggatgaCGCCAACCCCTCTTCATGAAGAGTTGGGGGGTAGCTCCCTAAGGAGGCTCATCATCCTAACTTGAGTCCAAGACATCCCGTTATATGTTTACACTGGAACAGATGCTTCCGGACACTAGGAGGGGCTGTTTCTGTGTTATAAAtaaggaagctgaggcttggAGAGAGCAAGCCATATCTGCCCAGCCCAAGGAGCTCTGAAGGGGAAGGGTGGATTGCGAACCCAGGTTGACCTGACTATAAAGATGTTCCCATATCAATGGGAAGTTTGATAAAAACCTAGCATCTCCCATGAAAAAACCAAACATGATAAAAATCCAGacaaaaaaagcaagagaagacCTCAGTCCTCACTCTGCCCCTCTCTGGCTCTTTGATCCCAGGAAAGTCATGGCAATCTAGGCCTCAGGTATCTCCTATACAAATTGTGAATGTCCTACTTAGAAGTtacccagtgctgggaaccacatCCTGCTTGTGGAGCTAAGGACCACGGCAAGAGCTCTGAACAGGACTTGGAATTTGTTAACTGAATAGTTGGGGTGACCTAAGCATTAAAAGGGATTTAGCTTGATcaatatagtaagttccaggccagcacaggctacacagtaagaccttgttttaaaaaaaaaaaaaaaaaagcagggcgtGGGGGACACAGTGTACATAAAAGTGGAGAGGCATTGTTCAGATGGGAAGTGTTTTGGCATTGCTGGATGGGCACAGTGGGAACATGGAGAAGTTACTAGCTTGGGCAGATTCATcgttttcttcctctctgagagACTATGAGgtgactaagacacacacacacacacacacacacacacacacacacacacacacacacacacacacactgacttctCTAGTAGACTGCAGTAGGGTGTACACTATCCAGAAGCCATCAGAACCTCTCCTTTTTGCCCCCCTGGCACAGAAGGGGGATCTCCTCAGGAGAGTGAGGAGAACGGCACTGGAGGTGTTGACTCCTGCGGACTGTTTCCACCAGCTTGCCGTACCAGTCAGTTTGGCTCCATCACATCCACCACCTGTTTGAGTGAGTGACCTCCTCTGTCAAGTGCAAACAGTAGTGCAAAGAGGGCCGGGCTGGGGGACTAAACCAGTGCCAGACAGTGTGTGACACAACACCCTCTGAAGTCAGGCTTCTTTCTACAGTGAGGGGACACAGTTAGCCTAGTGGGTCTGATTCTACACCCACAGGTAACAAACAGAGacctcggccgggcggtggtggcacacgactttaatcccagcacttggaaggcagagccaggtggatctctgtgagttcgaggccagcctgggctacagagtgagatccaggacaggtaccaaaactacacagagaaaccctttcctgaaaaatcaaaaaacaaacaaacaaacaaaaaaaaaaaaccaaaacacagagaCCTCTGCAAAGGTCTGGCAAGGGACTAGAAGATGCAGTCAGACACTGATGACACGTGATTAGCCCCTCAACCTACATATGGCTATGGAAAGGAGTCTGAAGGGAAGCCGGGGTTGTTGAGTGGGGTCCCTGGCTGCAGAGCATTTGGTATCCCCGCGAAGCCCTGCAAAGCCCTAGGGCATTTGTTAAACCCAGGTACACACCACAAAGCCAGCACAGCAGATGTGGGACCTGTGCAGGGGTCTCAGGGCAGGAAGTAAGAAGGGACATGATGATGACCTGGGAACAAGCCCTGGTACAGACAGCAGCCATTGCACATATCTGGGGCCCCGCTATGGGCAGAACATAGAGGAAACATTTACTGCAGCAACCTGAGGCACAGGTTGCACAaaggagaggggtgtgtgtgtgtgtgtgtgtgtgtgtgtgtgtgtgtgtgtgtgtgaaactcaGTTACAGTAATGCCACCACAGTTGGATAATAAACCTAGTAAACATGTCAGAGCACATGACAGAAAACTACAGGAACTACAGACGGGATGATCCAAGTCCACTTCGCTGAGCATCGCCTCTTGGCTGTTCCTTTATCTCCACAggctttctattttttaaatttgaagagAATGTTCAAATAATTCAAGTCATtttcctctgcttttctgatgaggaaatggagaccaAGAGTTATGAAATGGTTTACATAAGCATTTTCTGCTCCAGGGTGTGGTAGGTGAAGACT is a genomic window of Peromyscus maniculatus bairdii isolate BWxNUB_F1_BW_parent chromosome 5, HU_Pman_BW_mat_3.1, whole genome shotgun sequence containing:
- the Hk3 gene encoding hexokinase-3, with the translated sequence MATIGTVALQSGEGASRCPQEGMPRPSDSSQLAQECLQQFRVTKTQLQRIQAGLLCAMEQSLKGQDSPAPSVRMLPTYVASTPHGTEQGDFLVLELGATGASLRVLWVTLTGTKERSVEPKSQEFEIPPEVMLGSGQQLFDFAAHCLSAFLDAHSVKNQALKLGFNFSFPCHQTGLDKSTLISWTKGFRCSGVEGQDVVQLLREAIQRQGTYSIDVVAMVNDTVGTMMGCDLGTRPCEVGLVVDAGTNACYMEEARHVKALDEDRGRSCVSVEWGSFCDDEALGPVLTAFDRALDHKSLIPGAQRFEKMIGGLYLGELVRLVLVHLAQHGVLFGGCTSDALLSQDSIPLEHVAQMEDPATGTACVHKTLQGLGLSPEASDAELVQRVCEAVCTRAAQLCAAALAAVLARLQHTREQQTLHVAVATGGRVFERHPRFHRTLKETVMLLLPECDVSFIPSVDGGGRGVAMVTAVAARLAAHRRILEETLAPFQLDFQQLKVVQAEMREAMIRGLRGEASSLRMLPTYVRATPDGSERGDFLALDLGGTNFRVLLVRVAEGSVQIINQVYSIPECVAQGSGQQLFDHIVDCIVDFQQRQGLSGQSLPLGFTFSFPCKQLGLDQGILLNWTKGFNASGCEGQDVVYLLREAIRRKQAVELNVVAIVNDTVGTMMSCGYDDPRCEMGLIVGTGTNACYMEELRNVASVAGNSGHMCINMEWGAFGDDGSLGMFSTCFDASVDQASINPGKQRFEKMISGMYLGEIVRHILLHLTSLGVLFRGQKTQCLQTRDIFKTKFLSEIESDSLALRQVRAILEDLGLTLTSDDALMVLEVCQAVSRRAAQLCGAGVAAVVEKMRENRGLQELTVSVGVDGTLYKLHPHFSRLVSATVRELAPHCTVTFLQSEDGSGKGAALVTAVACRLAQMSRV